A genome region from Thermoanaerobacterium xylanolyticum LX-11 includes the following:
- a CDS encoding amidase domain-containing protein: MKKILLLSLAIVMLSFLFTTSTINAENITDMDQISVAKGQINTYLYALNHSLVDDTIQKNIRDLVDNSNLTLLNYITGRHSIYSEWAKNNNVKFTNVSVNIDNGNIKYDKGKIYANLSTTTAVTYEYMSGKGSGVPNTFKFSEIHSLVLENKNGVYKVIEDNFYDPLRPDLSEDHVNRKVFDYNIDNNIASNALMNQKSIIPNSYKTVYYQTAAAAAYADKWTDNSGSSGTTHNPNYNYYPNNDCANFVSQCMGDSNAGNLPTDGTWYPYSLAWINADSLYNYIVNNRGWLRAYSTSTSYLDSYAKQMKVGDLVFYRWSTSGSTKDHVSIVVAFDSAGNPLVDAHTNNRWHYPWSLYSSNTTFWLVGVNASVTVPQNQ; this comes from the coding sequence ATGAAAAAGATATTATTGCTTTCATTAGCAATAGTAATGCTAAGCTTTTTGTTTACAACATCTACTATAAATGCAGAAAATATAACTGATATGGATCAAATATCAGTGGCAAAAGGTCAGATTAATACCTATTTGTACGCTTTAAATCATTCTTTGGTAGACGATACAATTCAAAAAAATATACGAGATCTTGTTGATAATTCAAACTTAACCCTTTTAAATTATATAACTGGACGTCATAGTATATATTCTGAATGGGCTAAAAACAATAATGTTAAATTTACAAATGTTTCCGTAAATATTGATAATGGCAATATTAAGTATGATAAGGGAAAAATATATGCTAATTTATCTACGACGACTGCTGTCACATATGAATATATGAGTGGGAAAGGTTCTGGGGTACCCAATACATTCAAATTTAGTGAGATACATAGCTTAGTCTTAGAAAATAAAAATGGAGTATATAAAGTAATAGAGGACAATTTTTATGATCCATTAAGACCAGATTTATCTGAGGATCACGTCAATAGGAAAGTATTCGATTATAATATAGATAATAATATTGCAAGTAATGCTTTAATGAATCAAAAATCTATAATTCCAAATAGTTATAAAACAGTATATTATCAAACAGCGGCAGCTGCAGCATATGCAGATAAATGGACAGATAATAGTGGTAGTAGCGGTACGACACATAATCCTAATTATAATTATTATCCAAATAATGATTGTGCTAATTTTGTTTCACAATGTATGGGTGATAGTAATGCTGGAAATCTTCCGACTGATGGTACGTGGTATCCTTATTCATTAGCTTGGATAAATGCTGATTCATTATATAATTATATTGTCAATAATAGGGGATGGTTAAGAGCTTATAGTACCTCTACTTCATATTTAGATAGCTATGCAAAACAAATGAAAGTTGGCGATTTAGTATTTTATAGGTGGTCAACATCTGGATCTACAAAAGACCATGTATCTATAGTTGTTGCTTTTGATTCTGCAGGAAATCCATTAGTTGATGCGCATACAAATAATAGATGGCATTATCCTTGGAGTTTATATTCGTCTAATACGACTTTCTGGTTAGTTGGAGTCAATGCATCTGTAACAGTTCCCCAAAATCAATAA
- a CDS encoding response regulator transcription factor, with the protein MAKILVCDDERSILNMLKMVLEKEKYEVICAENGKDVIEVLKKQIPDLIILDVMLPDESGFDILKKIVPLYKVPIIMLTAKNDIVDKVIGLEFGADDYVTKPFDTRELIARVKALLRRIEEVKANKNFCTFGDLIVNFDQGIVKKRGKIINLTPKEFVLLKVLIDAKGNVLTREELLDKVWGYDYYGDTRVVDIHILRLRKKIEDDTQSPRYIRTVYGFGYKFDMENNL; encoded by the coding sequence ATGGCTAAAATCTTGGTTTGTGATGATGAAAGATCTATATTAAATATGTTAAAAATGGTATTAGAAAAAGAAAAATATGAAGTGATATGTGCCGAAAATGGGAAAGATGTTATTGAAGTATTAAAAAAACAGATACCAGATTTAATAATATTAGATGTCATGTTGCCTGATGAAAGCGGATTTGATATTCTAAAAAAAATTGTGCCTCTTTATAAAGTTCCTATCATAATGTTGACAGCTAAAAATGATATTGTTGACAAGGTGATTGGTTTAGAATTTGGAGCAGATGATTATGTCACAAAACCTTTTGATACGCGTGAGCTTATTGCTAGGGTAAAGGCTCTGCTAAGAAGAATTGAAGAAGTAAAAGCAAATAAAAACTTTTGTACTTTTGGAGATTTGATTGTTAATTTTGATCAAGGAATTGTAAAAAAGAGAGGAAAAATTATAAATCTTACTCCAAAAGAATTTGTTCTTTTAAAAGTATTAATAGATGCAAAGGGAAATGTTTTAACAAGAGAAGAACTTCTTGATAAAGTATGGGGATATGATTATTATGGCGATACTAGAGTCGTAGATATACATATATTAAGACTTAGAAAAAAGATTGAAGACGACACGCAAAGTCCTAGATATATTCGAACTGTTTATGGTTTTGGATATAAGTTTGATATGGAGAATAATTTATAA
- a CDS encoding 2-oxoacid:acceptor oxidoreductase family protein: MMITKFEMRFAGTGGQGIILAGIILAEAALLDGKNSVETQSYGPEARGGASKSEVIISDDIIDYPKVQKPDILAVLSQKAYIMYKNDLKSDGIVVADNSIIANDNAVNKVFLLPIIETAKNDVGSLFTANIVLLGAVAELTRIVSKESLLKAIIQKVPKDTVKLNEKALEAGYSIAGNVLIKIG; this comes from the coding sequence ATGATGATAACTAAGTTTGAGATGAGATTTGCGGGTACAGGAGGACAAGGAATAATTTTAGCAGGCATAATATTGGCAGAAGCTGCATTATTAGATGGAAAGAACAGTGTTGAGACACAATCGTATGGCCCTGAAGCGAGAGGCGGTGCAAGTAAGTCTGAAGTAATAATCAGCGATGATATTATAGATTACCCTAAAGTGCAAAAACCAGATATATTAGCGGTGCTGTCTCAAAAAGCATACATTATGTACAAAAATGATTTAAAAAGCGATGGAATTGTAGTAGCTGACAATTCAATTATTGCAAATGACAATGCAGTGAACAAAGTCTTTTTACTACCTATAATAGAAACTGCCAAGAACGATGTCGGAAGCCTCTTCACTGCAAATATAGTTTTGCTTGGGGCTGTTGCTGAGCTGACCAGAATAGTATCAAAAGAGTCACTTCTAAAAGCTATTATTCAAAAAGTCCCAAAAGATACAGTGAAATTAAATGAGAAGGCTCTTGAAGCGGGCTATAGTATTGCTGGCAATGTTTTGATTAAAATTGGATGA
- a CDS encoding 2-oxoacid:ferredoxin oxidoreductase subunit beta, whose protein sequence is MASELIEKYYRTDTLPTIWCPGCGNGIITSAIVRAIDNLNLDRDKICIVSGIGCSSRASGYLDFNTLHATHGRALAFATGIKVANPSLTVIVITGDGDCAAIGGNHFIHACRRNIDLTTIMFNNNIYGMTGGQYSPSTPSMDKSTTTPYGNIDRDFDMCELAIAAGATYVARSTSYHVQQLIKLIEKGIMHRGFSFIEAISMCPTYYGRKNKKGDAKEMLKWQKEHAVLINNAKKISEEELSDKFLIGEFLNIDEPEFTEKYYKMINLLKVNNDDN, encoded by the coding sequence ATGGCATCTGAACTCATTGAAAAATATTATAGAACCGATACATTGCCTACTATATGGTGTCCAGGATGTGGCAATGGCATAATAACATCAGCAATTGTAAGAGCAATTGATAATTTAAACTTAGATCGAGATAAAATCTGTATTGTATCTGGAATTGGATGTTCATCGAGAGCTTCAGGATATCTTGATTTTAATACGCTTCACGCGACACATGGAAGGGCATTGGCATTTGCCACTGGCATAAAGGTGGCTAATCCATCTCTTACAGTTATAGTCATTACTGGCGATGGAGATTGTGCTGCTATAGGTGGCAATCATTTTATCCACGCATGCAGACGAAATATAGATTTAACTACAATAATGTTCAATAATAACATCTATGGTATGACAGGTGGGCAGTATTCTCCATCTACACCATCTATGGATAAATCTACTACGACACCATATGGGAACATAGATAGAGATTTCGATATGTGTGAACTTGCAATAGCCGCAGGAGCCACATATGTCGCCAGAAGCACGTCTTACCATGTACAGCAATTAATCAAATTGATAGAAAAAGGAATTATGCATAGAGGGTTTTCATTTATTGAAGCTATTAGTATGTGCCCTACGTATTATGGAAGAAAGAACAAGAAAGGCGATGCTAAAGAGATGCTAAAGTGGCAAAAAGAGCACGCTGTTTTAATCAATAACGCAAAAAAAATTTCTGAAGAAGAGCTTTCAGATAAATTCTTAATAGGAGAATTTTTAAACATAGATGAACCGGAATTTACTGAAAAATATTATAAAATGATTAATTTATTGAAGGTGAATAATGATGATAACTAA
- a CDS encoding 2-oxoacid:acceptor oxidoreductase subunit alpha, with amino-acid sequence MMTVKLMQGNEAVVNAAIKAGLNFFAGYPITPSTEIAELCSEKLPLIGGKFIQMEDELSSMAAVIGASLAGAKAMTATSGPGFSLKQENIGFASMAEIPCVIVDVQRCGPSTGMPTMPSQGDVMQARWGTHGDHPIIVMSPSSVKEAYEITIKAFNLTYKYRTPVILLLDEVIGHLRERIEIEDVQHVTNEKFDLPDINEYIPYKNVLNGVAPFIPFGLGYKYHVTGLAHDEKGYPTNNTDVNEKLMVRLLGKIENNTDDICIYDENIKQNSDVLIVSYGSSARACKESIKMLGESGINVSFFKPITIWPFPEIHFKKISEKFKYIFVVEMNNGQLYLEIDRLIKGFGKVIKINKFNGEYLTPQYIYEKVKESL; translated from the coding sequence ATGATGACGGTAAAATTGATGCAAGGAAATGAAGCGGTTGTAAATGCTGCAATAAAGGCAGGCCTAAACTTTTTTGCAGGTTATCCAATCACTCCTTCTACAGAAATCGCAGAGCTTTGCTCAGAAAAGCTTCCATTAATCGGGGGCAAGTTTATACAAATGGAAGATGAATTAAGCAGTATGGCTGCTGTAATCGGTGCATCATTAGCAGGAGCAAAAGCTATGACAGCCACGTCTGGTCCAGGATTTTCACTTAAACAGGAGAATATTGGGTTTGCATCGATGGCAGAGATCCCATGTGTCATTGTTGATGTGCAGAGATGTGGACCCAGCACAGGTATGCCAACAATGCCATCACAAGGCGATGTAATGCAGGCAAGATGGGGAACCCATGGAGATCATCCCATAATAGTCATGTCGCCGTCATCAGTAAAAGAGGCGTACGAAATAACGATTAAAGCATTTAATCTTACATATAAATACAGGACACCTGTGATTTTACTGTTGGACGAAGTTATAGGCCATCTTAGAGAAAGAATCGAAATCGAGGATGTACAACATGTCACAAATGAGAAATTTGATTTACCTGATATAAATGAATATATTCCTTATAAAAATGTATTAAATGGCGTTGCACCGTTTATACCATTCGGTCTGGGGTATAAATATCATGTTACCGGACTTGCCCATGATGAAAAAGGATATCCTACAAATAACACTGATGTAAACGAAAAACTTATGGTGAGGCTTTTAGGTAAGATTGAAAACAATACAGATGATATCTGCATTTACGATGAGAATATAAAGCAAAACAGCGATGTTCTTATTGTTTCTTACGGTTCTTCTGCAAGAGCGTGTAAAGAGTCAATAAAAATGCTTGGCGAATCGGGGATTAATGTATCTTTTTTTAAGCCAATAACAATCTGGCCTTTTCCAGAAATACATTTTAAGAAAATAAGCGAAAAATTCAAATATATTTTTGTAGTTGAAATGAACAATGGACAACTTTATTTGGAGATTGACCGTTTAATTAAAGGTTTTGGGAAAGTGATTAAAATAAATAAATTTAATGGAGAATATTTGACACCACAATATATATATGAAAAGGTAAAGGAGTCTTTATGA
- a CDS encoding ATP-binding protein, which translates to MVKNKKICITESWCKGCGICVEFCPANALTMKDNKVFLKIPEKCTSCGLCELRCPDYAIYLEVIDDDGKIDARK; encoded by the coding sequence ATTGTGAAAAATAAAAAAATATGTATAACCGAAAGCTGGTGCAAAGGGTGTGGAATTTGTGTAGAATTTTGCCCTGCAAATGCTTTAACCATGAAAGATAATAAAGTTTTTTTAAAGATCCCAGAAAAGTGTACATCCTGTGGCCTATGTGAACTAAGATGCCCAGATTATGCAATTTATTTAGAGGTGATAGATGATGACGGTAAAATTGATGCAAGGAAATGA
- a CDS encoding sodium ion-translocating decarboxylase subunit beta → MIIVDIIEDMFKSTGLVHLTFGNIILIALGIAFISLSIIKKYEPYLLLPIGFGCIVANIPSTNLLLPNGLIGIFYLGVKKIIYPPLIFLGVGAMTDFGPMIANPSLVILGAFAHIGIFIALIGAKILGFSIHQSAAIGIIGGADGPMAIYVTQKLAPNLMAQISVAAYSYMALMPLIQPPIMKLLTTKEERKIIMKQPREVSKTEKIVFPIVITVLIDVLLPPIAPLITMMMLGNLLKESGVVDRLAKTASGELMNVITMLLGISIGSTMKADTFLTIKTLEIIVLGLVAFMTGTAGGILGAKLLNKLSGGKINPLIGSAGIASVPIAARVSHYVAIKENPYNFLIMFAMGPNLAGVFGTAIAGGMMLTILGVH, encoded by the coding sequence ATGATCATCGTAGATATTATAGAAGATATGTTTAAATCAACAGGTTTAGTGCATTTGACATTTGGAAATATAATTTTAATAGCTTTAGGAATAGCTTTTATTTCGCTTTCTATTATTAAAAAATACGAACCATATCTCTTGCTTCCGATAGGGTTTGGATGCATTGTAGCAAACATACCCTCTACTAATTTGCTTTTACCAAATGGGCTTATAGGTATATTTTACCTTGGTGTTAAAAAGATTATATATCCGCCACTTATATTTTTAGGTGTTGGAGCTATGACTGACTTTGGACCAATGATTGCAAATCCCAGCCTTGTAATACTTGGTGCATTTGCTCATATAGGAATATTTATCGCATTGATAGGGGCGAAAATTTTAGGGTTTTCCATACATCAATCAGCGGCTATAGGAATAATAGGGGGGGCAGATGGACCTATGGCAATTTATGTAACACAAAAACTTGCACCTAATCTAATGGCACAAATATCTGTTGCAGCATATTCATATATGGCATTGATGCCGCTTATTCAACCGCCTATTATGAAACTGTTAACTACAAAAGAGGAAAGAAAAATTATTATGAAACAGCCGAGAGAAGTTTCAAAGACGGAAAAGATTGTTTTTCCAATTGTTATTACCGTATTGATAGATGTGCTATTGCCACCAATTGCACCTCTTATTACTATGATGATGTTGGGAAACTTATTAAAAGAGTCGGGTGTCGTCGATAGATTGGCTAAAACTGCCAGTGGAGAATTGATGAATGTCATAACAATGCTATTAGGCATATCTATTGGTTCAACAATGAAAGCGGATACTTTTCTTACTATTAAGACTTTAGAAATAATAGTTTTAGGGCTTGTTGCGTTTATGACAGGAACGGCTGGTGGCATTTTAGGAGCAAAACTTTTAAACAAATTATCTGGAGGAAAGATAAATCCTCTAATAGGGTCGGCAGGTATTGCTTCTGTCCCTATAGCGGCTCGCGTTTCACACTACGTTGCTATTAAAGAAAATCCATATAATTTTTTAATCATGTTTGCAATGGGGCCAAACTTAGCAGGCGTTTTCGGCACTGCCATAGCAGGTGGAATGATGTTGACCATCTTAGGAGTTCATTAA
- the mce gene encoding methylmalonyl-CoA epimerase, with the protein MIKKVDHIGIAVKSIEEASKFYEGVLGQKISGIETLSSENLKTAFIQIGDVEIELLEATSSDSPVAKFIEKKGEGIQHIALEVDDIKESLEELKSKGVRLIDEVPKTGAEGSKIAFVHPKSTNGVLLELCQK; encoded by the coding sequence ATGATAAAAAAAGTTGATCATATAGGAATAGCAGTAAAAAGCATAGAAGAAGCATCTAAGTTTTATGAAGGTGTTTTAGGCCAGAAAATTAGTGGAATTGAAACTTTAAGTTCTGAAAATTTAAAAACCGCTTTTATCCAAATTGGAGATGTTGAGATAGAACTATTAGAGGCTACATCATCTGATAGTCCTGTAGCAAAATTTATTGAAAAAAAGGGAGAAGGAATCCAGCATATAGCTTTAGAAGTCGATGATATTAAAGAGTCTTTAGAAGAATTAAAATCTAAAGGCGTCAGATTAATCGATGAAGTACCTAAGACTGGTGCAGAAGGTTCAAAGATAGCATTCGTCCATCCTAAAAGCACTAATGGCGTGTTATTAGAGCTGTGTCAGAAGTGA
- the meaB gene encoding methylmalonyl Co-A mutase-associated GTPase MeaB — translation MREVDLENLLLKRDKRAIAKAITMAENGDARVYEIIKNLYTNTGKAYIIGITGPPGVGKSTLTNEIAKFLLKENNSVGILAVDPTSFFSGGAILGDRVRMSDIALDENVYMRSMGTRGKLGGLAKATRASIHILDIVGMDYIIVETSGVGQSEIDIVKTSDTNVMVLSPGMGDDIQAIKSGIMEIGDIFVVNKSDRDGADKTAAEINFMLDLNSKSNWRPPVLEVSALYRKGCDTLLYKIKEHRHYLEKTGGLKERRLKNLEWEILEIIIDNIMNDLSEKISQKNINELINTAYAGLTNPYMIAESIYKSLKEGFK, via the coding sequence ATGCGAGAGGTTGATTTAGAAAATTTATTATTAAAAAGGGACAAAAGAGCCATAGCTAAAGCAATAACCATGGCAGAAAATGGTGATGCAAGAGTTTACGAGATAATCAAAAATCTTTACACCAATACTGGGAAAGCTTATATAATTGGTATTACAGGACCTCCGGGTGTAGGGAAAAGCACTCTTACAAATGAAATAGCAAAATTTCTTCTAAAAGAAAATAATTCAGTAGGAATTCTTGCAGTAGACCCTACTAGCTTTTTCTCAGGCGGTGCCATACTGGGAGACAGGGTTAGGATGAGCGATATAGCGTTAGATGAAAATGTCTATATGAGGAGCATGGGGACGAGAGGCAAGCTTGGTGGATTGGCGAAAGCAACAAGGGCATCGATTCACATATTGGATATTGTTGGTATGGATTATATCATTGTGGAGACATCTGGAGTAGGCCAATCAGAAATTGACATCGTGAAGACTTCTGATACAAATGTAATGGTTTTATCACCGGGTATGGGTGATGACATACAAGCGATTAAGTCTGGGATAATGGAGATTGGCGATATATTTGTAGTCAATAAATCAGATAGAGACGGAGCTGATAAAACAGCAGCAGAAATTAATTTCATGCTTGATCTAAATAGTAAATCAAATTGGAGGCCACCAGTACTAGAGGTTTCTGCACTGTATAGAAAAGGCTGTGATACGCTTCTTTACAAAATAAAAGAGCATCGCCATTATCTTGAAAAAACAGGTGGTCTTAAAGAAAGGAGACTTAAAAATTTAGAGTGGGAGATTTTAGAAATAATAATTGATAATATTATGAATGATTTAAGTGAGAAAATAAGTCAGAAAAATATCAATGAATTGATTAATACGGCATATGCTGGACTGACAAATCCATATATGATTGCAGAAAGCATATATAAAAGTCTCAAGGAGGGCTTCAAATGA
- a CDS encoding cobalamin B12-binding domain-containing protein has product MKRPIRVLVAKPGLDGHDRGAKVIARAFKDAGMEVIYTGLRQTPEQIVEAAIQEDVDVIALSILSGAHNTLFPKIMNLLKCRGAEDIIVIAGGIIPDDDIPFLKSVGIKEIFTPGTPTSKAVEYVIENVKI; this is encoded by the coding sequence ATGAAAAGGCCGATTAGAGTTCTTGTGGCTAAGCCAGGTCTTGATGGACATGACAGAGGTGCAAAGGTAATTGCAAGGGCATTTAAGGATGCTGGCATGGAAGTCATATATACAGGATTGAGGCAGACACCCGAACAGATTGTAGAAGCAGCAATTCAAGAAGATGTTGATGTCATTGCATTGAGCATATTGTCAGGTGCTCATAATACGTTATTTCCTAAAATAATGAATCTGCTGAAGTGTAGAGGGGCGGAAGATATCATTGTAATTGCTGGCGGCATAATTCCCGATGATGACATACCATTTTTAAAATCAGTAGGCATAAAAGAAATATTTACACCAGGCACACCAACATCAAAAGCTGTTGAATATGTAATAGAAAATGTGAAAATCTAA
- a CDS encoding acyl-CoA mutase large subunit family protein, which produces MKDEDCIGKIKEESSKWLYHCVDEVKERYPERKEKFMTLSGIEIKNIYTPYNIVDLDYLNDLGFPGQYPFTRGVQPTMYRGRFWTMRQYAGFGTAEESNARYKYLLSQGQTGLSIAFDLPTQIGYDSDHPMAEGEVGKVGVAVDSLLDLEVLFNGIPLDKVSTSMTINAPAAVLLAMYIVVAEKQGVSLDRLEGTIQNDILKEYIARGTYIFPIEPSLRLTTDIFKYCSKYIPKWNTISISGYHIREAGATAVQEIAFTLANGIEYVNAALKAGLDVDEFAPRLSFFFSAHNDLLEEVAKFRAARRMWARIMKERFNAKNPKSMMLRFHTQTGGSTLTAQQPDNNIVRVTLQALAAVLGGTQSLHTNSRDEALALPSEDSVKIALRTQQIIAYESGVCDTPDPLAGSYYVEHLTNQIEEKALQYIKKIDELGGAACAVKSGFIQKEIQDSAYRYQKEIEKGERIIVGLNKFKTEEKYHGNLLKVEPKVGEMQKEKLKKLKTERDNEEVKRILSELKEAACGQENLMPKIIDAVRAYATLGEICDVLRSVFGEYRENIIL; this is translated from the coding sequence ATGAAAGATGAAGATTGTATAGGCAAGATAAAGGAAGAAAGCAGTAAATGGCTATATCATTGCGTTGACGAAGTAAAAGAAAGATATCCAGAACGAAAAGAAAAGTTTATGACTCTATCAGGGATAGAAATAAAAAACATATATACGCCTTATAATATAGTTGATTTGGACTATTTAAATGATTTAGGTTTTCCGGGTCAATATCCATTTACGCGTGGTGTTCAGCCAACCATGTACAGAGGAAGGTTTTGGACAATGAGGCAGTATGCAGGATTCGGTACTGCAGAAGAATCAAATGCCAGGTATAAATATCTACTTTCGCAAGGACAGACAGGGTTAAGCATAGCATTTGATCTGCCAACACAGATAGGATATGATTCAGATCATCCTATGGCTGAGGGTGAAGTAGGCAAAGTAGGTGTTGCTGTAGATTCCCTTTTGGACTTGGAGGTTTTGTTTAACGGAATACCCCTTGATAAAGTCAGCACTTCCATGACCATAAATGCTCCTGCAGCAGTTCTTTTGGCAATGTACATTGTTGTCGCAGAAAAGCAAGGGGTTTCTTTAGATAGATTAGAAGGAACTATTCAGAACGATATATTAAAAGAATACATTGCTCGAGGGACGTATATTTTCCCCATTGAACCTTCATTAAGGCTTACAACAGACATATTTAAATATTGTTCCAAATACATTCCTAAATGGAATACAATAAGCATAAGTGGATATCACATAAGGGAAGCGGGAGCTACGGCAGTACAAGAAATAGCTTTTACATTGGCAAACGGAATAGAATACGTGAATGCAGCATTAAAAGCTGGACTTGATGTTGACGAATTTGCTCCAAGGCTTTCATTTTTCTTTAGCGCTCACAATGATTTATTAGAAGAAGTGGCTAAATTCAGAGCTGCCAGAAGGATGTGGGCTAGAATAATGAAAGAAAGATTCAATGCTAAAAATCCTAAATCAATGATGCTTAGGTTTCATACACAGACTGGGGGTTCTACGCTAACTGCTCAGCAACCTGACAATAATATTGTAAGAGTTACACTGCAGGCATTAGCCGCAGTGTTAGGAGGAACTCAATCACTTCATACGAATAGCCGCGATGAAGCTTTGGCGTTGCCATCAGAAGACTCAGTTAAGATTGCATTAAGGACTCAGCAGATAATAGCATACGAAAGCGGTGTATGTGATACACCTGATCCACTGGCAGGCAGTTACTATGTAGAGCATTTAACAAATCAAATAGAGGAGAAAGCCTTACAATACATAAAAAAAATTGATGAACTTGGCGGTGCTGCCTGTGCAGTAAAGAGTGGATTTATTCAAAAGGAAATACAGGACAGTGCATATAGATACCAAAAAGAAATTGAAAAAGGTGAAAGGATTATAGTAGGCTTGAACAAGTTTAAAACTGAAGAAAAATATCATGGCAATTTGCTTAAGGTTGAGCCTAAAGTTGGGGAGATGCAAAAAGAAAAATTAAAAAAACTTAAAACTGAAAGAGATAATGAGGAAGTAAAGAGAATATTATCAGAGCTTAAAGAAGCGGCTTGCGGTCAAGAAAACCTTATGCCAAAAATAATAGATGCAGTTAGAGCGTATGCAACACTTGGCGAGATATGCGATGTGCTACGGTCTGTGTTTGGAGAATACAGAGAGAACATAATCTTGTAA
- a CDS encoding Glu/Leu/Phe/Val family dehydrogenase produces the protein MKSECLNPLTNAQKEIENACKLLKVSDSAYQILKEPIRFLEVSIPVRMDDGTIRIFKGYRAQHNDAVGPTKGGIRFHQDVNIDEVKALSIWMSFKCSVVGIPFGGAKGGVIVDPNTLSKSELERLSRGYIREIYSIVGPDKDIPAPDVNTNEQIMAWMMDEYSKLSGKNSPGIITGKPIICGGSLGRTQATGYGVALMAYEATKYLNLDIKNCTVSIQGFGNVGSYSALNLHKLGAKIIAVSDSKGGIYKEGGIDINALIEYVKENGSVAGFDDAEQITNDKIFELEADIFVPAALENQITTDIARSIKTKIICEGANGPTTPEADKILYERGIFVVPDILANAGGVTVSYFEWVQNLDNYYWTLEEVEDRQRMIMIEAFKKVYETSNDYKVDMRTGAYITSLNRIYKAMEMRGWV, from the coding sequence ATGAAAAGCGAATGTTTAAATCCATTGACAAATGCTCAGAAGGAGATAGAAAATGCTTGTAAATTGCTAAAAGTTAGCGATTCTGCTTATCAAATATTAAAAGAGCCTATAAGATTTTTGGAAGTATCAATACCAGTAAGGATGGATGACGGTACGATAAGGATTTTCAAAGGCTATAGGGCACAACATAATGATGCTGTTGGTCCAACAAAGGGAGGAATTAGATTTCATCAAGATGTAAATATTGATGAGGTAAAGGCACTTTCAATTTGGATGAGTTTTAAATGTAGCGTTGTAGGTATTCCGTTTGGAGGGGCTAAAGGAGGAGTAATAGTAGATCCAAATACATTATCTAAAAGTGAGTTAGAAAGATTAAGCAGAGGTTATATAAGGGAAATATATAGTATCGTTGGGCCTGATAAAGATATACCAGCACCAGATGTAAATACAAACGAGCAAATCATGGCATGGATGATGGACGAATACAGTAAATTGTCTGGGAAAAATAGTCCTGGAATTATAACAGGAAAGCCGATTATATGCGGAGGTTCTCTTGGAAGAACACAGGCTACTGGTTATGGTGTAGCATTGATGGCTTATGAAGCAACAAAGTATTTAAATTTGGATATAAAGAATTGTACTGTAAGCATTCAAGGGTTTGGCAATGTAGGCAGTTATTCAGCTCTCAATTTACATAAACTTGGTGCAAAGATTATAGCAGTGTCTGATTCAAAAGGTGGTATCTATAAAGAAGGTGGAATAGATATCAATGCATTAATTGAATATGTAAAAGAAAATGGAAGTGTGGCAGGGTTTGATGATGCAGAACAAATAACTAACGATAAAATATTTGAGCTCGAGGCAGATATATTTGTACCGGCAGCCTTGGAAAATCAGATAACTACAGATATTGCAAGATCAATAAAGACTAAGATAATATGTGAAGGAGCAAATGGACCCACAACGCCTGAAGCAGATAAAATTTTATATGAAAGAGGTATATTTGTAGTTCCGGATATATTAGCAAATGCAGGTGGTGTGACAGTTTCGTATTTTGAATGGGTACAAAATTTAGACAATTATTATTGGACACTGGAGGAAGTCGAAGATAGGCAGCGAATGATTATGATAGAGGCATTTAAAAAAGTTTACGAAACTTCAAATGACTATAAAGTAGACATGCGAACAGGTGCATATATTACATCTCTAAATAGAATATATAAAGCCATGGAAATGCGTGGCTGGGTATGA